One part of the Ovis canadensis isolate MfBH-ARS-UI-01 breed Bighorn chromosome 8, ARS-UI_OviCan_v2, whole genome shotgun sequence genome encodes these proteins:
- the LOC138445098 gene encoding large ribosomal subunit protein uL16-like isoform X2 produces MGRRPARCYGYCKKKLYPKSCFCRGVPALEAAHICANKYMVKSCGKDGFHLQVWLDPFHVIHINKMLSCAGANRLQTGMCGAFGKPQGTVARIHIGQVIMSIHTKLQNKDHVIEALCWAKFKFPSCQNIHISKKWGFIKFNTNEFENLVAEKRLIPDDCGVNYISNHGPLDKWRALHS; encoded by the exons ATGGGCCGCCGACCTGCCCGGTGTTATGGGTATTGTAAGAAAAAGCTGTACCCAAAGTCCTGCTTCTGCCGAGGTGTCCC AGCTCTGGAGGCTGCCCATATTTGTGCCAACAAGTACATGGTGAAAAGCTGTGGCAAAGATGGTTTTCACCTCCAAGTGTGGCTTGACCCCTTTCATGTCATCCACATCAACAAGATGTTGTCTTGCGCTGGAGCTAATAGACTCCAAACAGGCATGTGTGGTGCCTTTGGAAAGCCCCAGGGTACAGTGGCCAGGATCCACATTGGCCAGGTCATAATGTCCATCCACACCAAGCTGCAGAACAAGGACCATGTGATTGAAGCCCTCTGCTGGGCAAAGTTCAAGTTCCCTAGCTGCCAGAACATCCACATCTCCAAGAAGTGGGGATTTATCAAGTTCAACACGAATGAATTTGAAAATCTTGTGGCAGAAAAGCGACTCATCCCGGATGACTGTGGGGTCAATTACATCTCTAATCATGGTCCCCTGGACAAATGGCGGGCCCTGCACTCATGA
- the LOC138445098 gene encoding large ribosomal subunit protein uL16-like isoform X1 encodes MGRRPARCYGYCKKKLYPKSCFCRGVPDARIRIFDLGHKKAKVDEFPLSGHMVSYEYEQLSSEALEAAHICANKYMVKSCGKDGFHLQVWLDPFHVIHINKMLSCAGANRLQTGMCGAFGKPQGTVARIHIGQVIMSIHTKLQNKDHVIEALCWAKFKFPSCQNIHISKKWGFIKFNTNEFENLVAEKRLIPDDCGVNYISNHGPLDKWRALHS; translated from the coding sequence ATGGGCCGCCGACCTGCCCGGTGTTATGGGTATTGTAAGAAAAAGCTGTACCCAAAGTCCTGCTTCTGCCGAGGTGTCCCTGATGCTAGGATCCGCATCTTTGACTTGGGGCATAAGAAGGCCAAAGTGGATGAGTTCCCACTCTCTGGCCACATGGTGTCATATGAGTATGAGCAGCTCTCCTCTGAAGCTCTGGAGGCTGCCCATATTTGTGCCAACAAGTACATGGTGAAAAGCTGTGGCAAAGATGGTTTTCACCTCCAAGTGTGGCTTGACCCCTTTCATGTCATCCACATCAACAAGATGTTGTCTTGCGCTGGAGCTAATAGACTCCAAACAGGCATGTGTGGTGCCTTTGGAAAGCCCCAGGGTACAGTGGCCAGGATCCACATTGGCCAGGTCATAATGTCCATCCACACCAAGCTGCAGAACAAGGACCATGTGATTGAAGCCCTCTGCTGGGCAAAGTTCAAGTTCCCTAGCTGCCAGAACATCCACATCTCCAAGAAGTGGGGATTTATCAAGTTCAACACGAATGAATTTGAAAATCTTGTGGCAGAAAAGCGACTCATCCCGGATGACTGTGGGGTCAATTACATCTCTAATCATGGTCCCCTGGACAAATGGCGGGCCCTGCACTCATGA